The following proteins are co-located in the Pan troglodytes isolate AG18354 chromosome 5, NHGRI_mPanTro3-v2.0_pri, whole genome shotgun sequence genome:
- the FAM217A gene encoding protein FAM217A isoform X1: MRTVLTAYVCQTSLRRTYLTGIWIQKYLFLKIKTSQLEGMEQQVNYLEIPVEQLMLEPNLSVHSQKSTQNSKQGIFQLWNCPLNEGSTIEKREFKKSSVETGFNVINHPIRVFTLNHPLTIASVDKQVGPYPGLPMPLGLCWPYADGDFFKNRNEIHISSCSTIENNDGETLPAPNWNLKHGNSSVEENFTDESDLSENEKTNDTLLSYFKKVDLNLKPETIKNVEEPFTEEPNEVFPYPDFLPPPFSTLDLHNLALSKSDNWKATVDPAETSVEHLITRLLELERLQHMTIQKERPRLQMTFCTPAVTERPSSSKATPKVRQPKLCDSLSLQIPCVDKSQEKSKNNSGSCKLEQNALKRNWSNAGKYRWNSRPLSLKSSSTTKQLIETYDKNPKSSILSPCQELSFKPTIGHTNQSMVKMVSTRCLPSRSPMPVSPIPLTFPENQKEEIKAPKRNFGTKKKLY, translated from the exons ATGAGAACTGTGCTAACAGCCTACGTGTGTCAAACATCTCTCAGGAG AACTTATCTCACTGGAATTTGGATTCAGAAGTAcctgtttctgaaaataaaaacctcCCAGCTGGAAGGGATGGAGCAGCAGGTG AACTATTTGGAAATTCCAGTGGAGCAACTGATGCTAGAACCTAATTTGTCGGTACATAGTCAAAAAAGTACACAG AATAGTAAACAAGGGATCTTTCAATTATGGAATTGTCCTCTTAATGAAGGAAGTACCATAGAGAAGAG ggaattcAAAAAATCTTCAGTGGAAACTGGCTTTAATGTAATCAATCATCCTATAAGGGTCTTCACTCTGAACCACCCATTAACAATTGCTTCGGTTGATAAGCAAGTTGGTCCTTACCCTGGACTGCCAATGCCGTTAGGTCTCTGCTGGCCCTATGCTGATGGAGACTTTTTTAAGAACAGAAATGAGATTCATATTAGTTCATGTTCAACTATAGAAAACAATGATGGTGAAACGTTACCTGCTCCAAATTGGAATTTGAAACATGGAAACAGCAGTGTGGAAGAAAATTTCACAGATGAAAGTGATTTATcagaaaatgagaagacaaatGATACTTTACTCAGCTATTTTAAAAAGGTGGACCTGAACTTGAAgccagaaacaataaaaaatgttgagGAACCTTTCACCGAGGAGCCAAATGAAGTATTTCCATATCCtgattttctccctcctcctttcagTACTCTAGACTTGCACAATTTAGCCCTCTCCAAATCTGACAATTGGAAAGCGACAGTGGACCCTGCAGAAACCTCTGTTGAACACTTGATAACTCGTTTACTGGAACTAGAACGATTACAACATATGACTATTCAAAAAGAGAGGCCAAGACTACAAATGACTTTCTGTACTCCAGCAGTTACTGAACGACCCTCTTCCTCCAAAGCTACACCAAAAGTGAGACAGCCAAAACTTTGCGACTCTTTGAGTCTTCAGATACCTTGTGTAgataaaagtcaagaaaaaagtaaaaacaactcTGGTTCTTGTAAGCTTGAACAAAATGCTTTAAAACGGAATTGGAGCAATGCTGGCAAATATAGATGGAATTCTAGACCACTGTCTCTAAAAAGTTCCTCCACCACAAAACAATTGATTGAAACTTATGATAAGAATCCCAAAAGTTCTATTTTAAGTCCATGCCAAGAACTCTCATTCAAACCTACTATTGGCCATACAAATCAATCAATGGTTAAAATGGTCTCCACAAGATGTCTGCCATCGAGGTCTCCAATGCCAGTTTCACCTATACCTCTGACTTTTCCCgaaaatcagaaggaagaaattaaggcaCCGAAGAGAAACTTTGGGACCAAAAAGAAACTTTACTGA
- the FAM217A gene encoding protein FAM217A isoform X2 yields MGRRNENCANSLRVSNISQENYLEIPVEQLMLEPNLSVHSQKSTQNSKQGIFQLWNCPLNEGSTIEKREFKKSSVETGFNVINHPIRVFTLNHPLTIASVDKQVGPYPGLPMPLGLCWPYADGDFFKNRNEIHISSCSTIENNDGETLPAPNWNLKHGNSSVEENFTDESDLSENEKTNDTLLSYFKKVDLNLKPETIKNVEEPFTEEPNEVFPYPDFLPPPFSTLDLHNLALSKSDNWKATVDPAETSVEHLITRLLELERLQHMTIQKERPRLQMTFCTPAVTERPSSSKATPKVRQPKLCDSLSLQIPCVDKSQEKSKNNSGSCKLEQNALKRNWSNAGKYRWNSRPLSLKSSSTTKQLIETYDKNPKSSILSPCQELSFKPTIGHTNQSMVKMVSTRCLPSRSPMPVSPIPLTFPENQKEEIKAPKRNFGTKKKLY; encoded by the exons ATGGGGAGAAGAAATGAGAACTGTGCTAACAGCCTACGTGTGTCAAACATCTCTCAGGAG AACTATTTGGAAATTCCAGTGGAGCAACTGATGCTAGAACCTAATTTGTCGGTACATAGTCAAAAAAGTACACAG AATAGTAAACAAGGGATCTTTCAATTATGGAATTGTCCTCTTAATGAAGGAAGTACCATAGAGAAGAG ggaattcAAAAAATCTTCAGTGGAAACTGGCTTTAATGTAATCAATCATCCTATAAGGGTCTTCACTCTGAACCACCCATTAACAATTGCTTCGGTTGATAAGCAAGTTGGTCCTTACCCTGGACTGCCAATGCCGTTAGGTCTCTGCTGGCCCTATGCTGATGGAGACTTTTTTAAGAACAGAAATGAGATTCATATTAGTTCATGTTCAACTATAGAAAACAATGATGGTGAAACGTTACCTGCTCCAAATTGGAATTTGAAACATGGAAACAGCAGTGTGGAAGAAAATTTCACAGATGAAAGTGATTTATcagaaaatgagaagacaaatGATACTTTACTCAGCTATTTTAAAAAGGTGGACCTGAACTTGAAgccagaaacaataaaaaatgttgagGAACCTTTCACCGAGGAGCCAAATGAAGTATTTCCATATCCtgattttctccctcctcctttcagTACTCTAGACTTGCACAATTTAGCCCTCTCCAAATCTGACAATTGGAAAGCGACAGTGGACCCTGCAGAAACCTCTGTTGAACACTTGATAACTCGTTTACTGGAACTAGAACGATTACAACATATGACTATTCAAAAAGAGAGGCCAAGACTACAAATGACTTTCTGTACTCCAGCAGTTACTGAACGACCCTCTTCCTCCAAAGCTACACCAAAAGTGAGACAGCCAAAACTTTGCGACTCTTTGAGTCTTCAGATACCTTGTGTAgataaaagtcaagaaaaaagtaaaaacaactcTGGTTCTTGTAAGCTTGAACAAAATGCTTTAAAACGGAATTGGAGCAATGCTGGCAAATATAGATGGAATTCTAGACCACTGTCTCTAAAAAGTTCCTCCACCACAAAACAATTGATTGAAACTTATGATAAGAATCCCAAAAGTTCTATTTTAAGTCCATGCCAAGAACTCTCATTCAAACCTACTATTGGCCATACAAATCAATCAATGGTTAAAATGGTCTCCACAAGATGTCTGCCATCGAGGTCTCCAATGCCAGTTTCACCTATACCTCTGACTTTTCCCgaaaatcagaaggaagaaattaaggcaCCGAAGAGAAACTTTGGGACCAAAAAGAAACTTTACTGA
- the LOC134810164 gene encoding uncharacterized protein LOC134810164 → MFILHFPSRENQPVENILPSHLGICGRNSSLVSGHGPFLGKTESFAKRKRGKRGRMYPVIFSHLVLCRSLAPSMYLIKAPQTYEAPRESGYISAVLSRTEERASSSKTEEMPRLTQRVSVSPEYLLLPPRHGGCDKISWLPEGKVFSHVQREKISSKFFTEIILKKVFRSQQMRWEGSDDQKGTSGYTFPGTRKPTTDLKLTGWAWCQQGCLFFYVNILYKHRYNFTCINAYVF, encoded by the exons ATGTTCATCCTGCATTTTCCAAGCAGAGAAAACCAGCCCGTTGAAAATATCCTGCCAAGTCATTTGGGGATTTGTGGCAGAAACTCCAGTCTTGTGTCTGGACATGGACCATTTCTGGGGAAAACTGAGAGCTTTGCTAAAAGGAAGAGGGGAAAGCGGGGGCGCATGTATCCAGTGATATTTTCCCATCTGGTACTTTGTAGAAGCCTTGCTCCCAGTATGTACCTAATTAAGGCTCCACAGACCTACGAGGCCCCAAGAGAGAGTGGTTACATCAGTGCAGTCCTCAGCAGAACTGAGGAAAGAGCTTCATCGTCCAAAACTGAGGAAATGCCCAGATTAACACAG AGGGTTTCTGTGTCTCCTGAATACCTTCTTCTTCCCCCTCGCCATGGTGGGTGTGACAAGATCAGCTGGCTTCCAGAAGGCAAGGTGTTCAGTCATGTTCAAAGAGAGAAGATTAGCTCCAAGTTTTTTACGGAAATCATTCTAAAGAAAGTGTTCCGTTCACAACAAATGAGGTGGGAGGGGTCTGACGACCAGAAAGGGACTTCAGGTTACACCTTTCCTGGCACCAGAAA GCCGACGACGGACCTGAAACTGACCGGATGGGCTTGGTGTCAACAAGGATGCCTCTTCTTCTATGTTAATATATTGTACAAGCATAGATATAACTTTACATGTATCAATGCGTATGTATTTTAG